A single window of Colletotrichum destructivum chromosome 9, complete sequence DNA harbors:
- a CDS encoding Putative transcription factor TFIIIC, triple barrel domain-containing protein, with protein sequence MTTNASTSSVAPVMAATAPVDRPLIAPAKADDGDDSEWEYEYSTTETETYYLTVDLSIPQLLRRKRNAPVSGRGGYHYKHWAGPHRKPDEPKHHRILSDDENDDEPAAEPEEDEEIDQVQMETNGDAFDADFESDPAADIQILDLHSDKPMFAYKGKVFEGQWSRNLGTEVIFTEHDAENPIPALRHLQGGVDMLAASWSRINTTEKRLEPRHEAAAQDDPLKEIRRQNGIHIPITADKTGERKRQTRFLENLMALKVKRGEKDEVTVYAHAAPKQINEGTNSRRKRRKPLPDGRPSKRRGRGGGVRGGRGGSLVAGEVGFEKVEPDSTAEGGAGAPDRSLSMPTPATWAELEGQAGQAGANEDQGSEDDYDDYEDGGEIE encoded by the exons ATGACGACCAACGCGTCAACGTCCTCGGTCGCACCGGTCATGGCAGCGACCGCGCCCGTGGACCGACCGCTGATAGCACCCGCCAAGgctgacgatggcgatgactCGGAGTGGGAGTACGAGTACTCGACCACGGAGACCGAG ACATACTACCTGACAGTCGACCTCTCAATACCCCAGCTCCTGCGTCGGAAGCGCAATGCGCCGGTCTCCGGGCGAGGGGGATATCACTACAAACACTGGGCCGGCCCGCACAGGAAACCCGACGAGCCGAAGCATCACCGTATTCTCtcagacgacgagaacgacgacgagcccgcgGCCGAAccggaagaggacgaggaaatAGACCAGGTTCAAATGGAAACGAACGGAGACGCCTTCGACGCCGACTTCGAGTCGGACCCGGCGGCCGACATACAGATTCTGGACCTACACTCGGACAAGCCCATGTTCGCGTACAAGGGCAAGGTCTTTGAAGGGCAATGGTCGCGCAACCTGGGCACCGAGGTCATCTTCACGGAGCACGACGCCGAAAACCCGATCCCCGCGCTGCGGCATCTCCAGGGCGGCGTGGACATGCTCGCGGCCAGCTGGTCGCGCATCAACACGACGGAGAAGCGACTGGAGCCGAGGCACGAGGCAGCGGCCCAGGACGACCCGCTAAAGGAGATCAGGCGGCAGAACGGCATTCACATCCCCATCACGGCGgacaagacgggcgagcGGAAGCGGCAGACGAGGTTCCTCGAGAATCTCATGGCGCTCAAGGTCAAAAGgggcgagaaggacgaggtgACAGTGTACGCGCACGCGGCGCCGAAGCAGATCAACGAGGGCACGAACAGCCGGCGGAAGAGGCGGAAACCGTTGCCGGACGGCAGGCCGAGCAAGCGTCGGGGCCGTGGGGGCGGCGtccgcggcgggcgaggtgggTCGTtggtggcgggcgaggttGGATTCGAAAAGGTAGAACCAGACAGCACGGCCGAGGGGGGCGCGGGTGCCCCTGACAGAAGCTTGTccatgccgacgccggcgacgtgggcGGAGCTGGAGGGGCAGGCTGGACAGGCGGGCGCGAACGAGGACCAGGGGAGTGAGGACGACTATGACGACtacgaggacggcggggaAATTGAATAG
- a CDS encoding Putative Yippee family protein, whose amino-acid sequence MAPNIIVSRPTFPTYLLPSFNIPFRRSPATSLPPSAPASDSAPTPAASQVPSLSSSPTSSTTDETATPPNSPPPPSYHDAITTTATGIRLATAKSATVGGDGGPYLARTQPDTLRCSTCSCDVAFSSQIVSKGFTGRYGRAYLVAPTPPPPAPISGGAPTPKAGGNTGAAGPGSLANVRIGRCENRQLVTGWHVVADITCVLCSAKLGWKYVDAKELSQKYKVGKFILEVERVVPFRSWEDVPSPGGRGCVSGDAGEEEESEGEGDGVRDDEDDEDGERREGGDADAASGAAKGGELGSEDIEIVFDSEDEDELEDLFAGTWDPEVVAKRRGRRETATRKK is encoded by the coding sequence ATGGCGCCCAACATCATCGTCTCGCGACCCACATTCCCGACCTACCTCCTCCCGAGCTTCAACATCCCCTTCCGCCGCTCACCCGCGACCTCGCTACCCCCGTCCGCCCCCGCCTCGGACTCCGCCCCGACCCCGGCCGCGAGCCAGGTCCcctccttgagctcctcgccgacctcgtccacgactGATGAGACCGCAACTCCACCAAACagccccccgccgccgtcgtaCCACGATGCCATAACAACGACCGCAACTGGCATCCGTCTTGCGACAGCGAAATCCGCAACagtcggcggtgacggcggtcCCTACCTTGCACGCACCCAGCCAGATACCCTCCGCTGctcgacctgctcctgcgacgtcgccttctcttcccaGATCGTCAGCAAGGGCTTCACAGGCCGCTACGGCCGCGCCTACCTCGTCGCGCCCACGCCACCCCCACCGGCCCCGATCTCGGGCGGCGCCCCCACCCCGAAGGCGGGCGGcaacaccggcgccgccggccccggGTCCCTCGCCAACGTCCGCATCGGCCGCTGCGAGAACCGCCAGCTCGTCACGGGCTggcacgtcgtcgccgacatcacCTGCGTCCTTTGTAGCGCCAAACTTGGTTGGAAGTACGTCGACGCTAAGGAGCTCAGCCAGAAGTACAAGGTCGGCAAGTTCatcctcgaggtcgagcgcgTCGTGCCCTTCCGCAGCTGGGAGGACGTCCCCTCGCCGGGCGGCCGCGGTTGTGTTTCGGGGGACgctggggaggaggaggagtccgagggggagggcgaCGGGGTGagagatgacgaggacgacgaggacggtgaAAGACGAGAGGGcggtgatgccgacgccgcgagTGGTGCTgccaagggcggcgagctggggAGCGAGGATATCGAGATTgtgtttgattctgaggacgaggatgagctcGAGGACTTGTTCGCCGGGACATGGGACCCAGAGGTTGTGGCCAAgagacgagggcgccgggAAACCGCGACGCGGAAGAAGTAG
- a CDS encoding Putative major facilitator superfamily, MFS transporter superfamily — MGLRENPQETIRQDETGHRPVSSASNANLDSPAEDRVAPKKSLAFYLTFVAVLVNLFLYALDATTLSVATPAIAADLAGTSLESFWASISYLLAVAVTQPLYAALSNVLGRKPCLYAAYLFFAVGSVVFGLARNMGGVIAGRVLQGLGGGGLDVLSEIVITDMTTLQERSLYLGLMAIPMALGSVLGPTVGGVFSSLVTWRWLGWINLPLLAISFLLTAFFLRLRPLEHSRLSRLRTLDWVGVPLFTAGIVLFALPLSWAGNLYSWDSFRTLLPLLLGATLLCAFAFYEGKPAVPIMPHRIFQSRTASATLASVFFHGVSLYSLLQWLPLLYQAVMAKTVLQSAVSLLPTSVVSVVAAVAGVTVVGRANVGYRWSIRISWALTAAGMGLLVLLDTDSPASLVHGLPVVWGAGIGLLLRLLALPLHASVVRVDDIGLAIGILLTFRLLGGLVGLSICSTVFSSYFSQAIGVIGDLPPSAEHLRDPEAAVAFIPHLRTLDLPEGTLLPIVQAYLTSIRAIMYTMTGFSGLGLLSSFFISDLTLQRTERSQQQFQA; from the exons ATGGGCCTCCGTGAGAATCCGCAAGAGACGATCCGTCAAGACGAGACCGGACACAGACCTGTCTCGTCCGCCTCCAATGCGAATCTCGACAGTCCTGCGGAAGATCGTGTTGCCCCCAAGAAGTCTCTGGCCTTTTACTTGaccttcgtcgccgtcctggtCAACCTTTTCCTCTACGCTCTCGACGCAACCACGCTGTCAGTAGCTACCCCA GCCATCGCAGCCGACCTAGCAGGAACTTCGTTGGAATCGTTTTGGGCCTCCATCTCGTACCttctcgccgttgccgtcacCCAGCCTCTCTATGCAGCGTTGTCCAACGTCCTCGGCCGGAAGCCGTGCCTCTACGCCGCAtacctcttcttcgccgtcggctcAGTCGTCTTCGGCCTGGCCCGCAACATGGGCGGCGTCATTGCGGGGCGCGTCCTACagggcctgggcggcggcggtctggaTGTCTTGAGCGAAATCGTCATCACCGACATGACGACGCTGCAGGAACGCTCCCTTTATCTCGGACTCATGGCCATACCCATGGCCTTGGGGAGCGTCCTCGGCCCAACCGTGGGAGGCGTCTTCAGCAGCCTCGTCACCTGGCGGTGGCTCGGCTGGATCAAcctccctcttctcgccATCTCCTTCCTGCTGACCGCCTTCTTTCTCCGCCTGCGGCCGCTCGAGCACTCCCGGCTCTCGCGGCTGCGGACCCTGGACTGGGTCGGCGTGCCTCTGTTCACCGCAGGCATCGTGCTCTTCGCTCTCCCGCTGAGCTGGGCCGGGAACCTGTACTCCTGGGACTCGTTCCGCacccttcttcctctgctgCTCGGTGCCACCCTGCTGTGCGCCTTCGCCTTCTACGAGGGCAAGCCGGCAGTCCCCATCATGCCCCATAGGATTTTCCAATCCAgaacggcctcggccacgctGGCGAGCGTCTTCTTCCATGGTGTGTCGCTCTACTCGCTACTGCAGTGGCTACCGCTGCTCTACCAGGCCGTCATGGCCAAGACAGTGCTCCAGTCGGCCGTGTCGCTCTTGCCTACGAGCGTCGTGAGCGTGGTAGCCGCTGTGGCCGGAGTCACCGTCGTCGGACGGGCCAATGTGGGATATCGATGGAGCATCCGGATCTCGTGGGCCTTGACGGCCGCGGGAATGGGTCTCCTCGTCTTGCTCGACACGGACTCGCCAGCCTCATTGGTGCACGGGCTGCCGGTCGTCTGGGGAGCCGGCattggcctgctgctccgccTCCTGGCTCTTCCGCTCCATGCAAGCGTCGTCCGTGTTGACGACATCGGGCTGGCCATCGGCATCCTCCTGACTTTCCGGCTGCTCGGCGGACTTGTGGGGCTTTCCATCTGCTCCACGGTCTTCAGCAGCTACTTCTCGCAAGCCATCGGGGTCATCGGCGacctgccgccctcggcggaGCATCTCCGAGACCCGGAGGCGGCCGTGGCGTTCATTCCGCACTTGAGGACCCTCGACCTCCCGGAAGGCACGTTGCTGCCCATCGTGCAGGCGTACCTGACGTCCATCAGAGCGATCATGTACACGATGACGGGGTTCAGCGGCCTCGGGCTGCTGTCTTCGTTCTTTATAAGCGATCTCACGCTGCAAAGGACGGAACGGAGCCAGCAACAGTTTCAGGCTTAA
- a CDS encoding Putative vacuolar protein sorting-associated protein, translating to MYYLRRITILVAVLASVSFTAWFLPRYLNPNPPDPVKQREDRRWVSSSPYWLDRQACRWLSLCGVHHLSWDPASLFPYKNDSDAGELRLELRSLDGRHSGWETAPQKRSPRDDKEERRKILKEIPDYVLEYAPLVHLYSGENFWPSDIAEHIRHMTPYLEQEALNRSLVLSDLHTLNKEDGMVYLTSDADVEQRPEWLHSHVGIPEPWNDEGDDDEGKDSNDNKDRPIEGSDHPRPPTEDTTWFDVSRDHPVQRISDPRRLAPQFAPSARTGRGSHLRRRDQGQKPIPDTPTHKPNQEGYSKAPAVLVLVDKGSGIVDAFWFFFYSYNLGQTVLTIRFGNHVGDWEHCMMRFENGEPRGIFFSEHEGGQAYTYNAVEKRGVRPVIYSAVGSHAMYAQAGDHPYVLPFSMLKDVTDKGPLWDPAKNAYTYWYDYVQDMDEDLDLDLDDKVDVASGHRKDDPASLVPTAENPDAPTSWFHYAGPWGDKLYSLADMRQWRLFAQYHYVSGPLGPKFKRLDREKLCITSRCRILDSLKPGQTWYS from the coding sequence aTGTATTACCTACGCCGCATCACtatcctcgtcgccgtgcTGGCCTCCGTCTCGTTCACGGCATGGTTCCTGCCTCGATACCTCAACCCGAACCCCCCCGACCCTGTCAAGCAGCGCGAGGATAGGAGATGGGTTAGCAGTAGTCCCTACTGGCTCGATCGCCAGGCCTGCCGATGGCTGAGTCTATGCGGCGTGCATCACCTTTCATGGGACCCCGCCTCGCTCTTCCCTTACAAGAACGACTCCGACGCGGGCGAGTTGCGCCTCGAGCTGAGGTCTCTCGATGGACGACATTCCGGGTGGGAGACGGCACCCCAGAAGCGGTCGCCGCGGGATgacaaggaggagaggaggaagatcTTGAAAGAGATTCCTGATTACGTTCTCGAGTATGCGCCGCTCGTTCACCTCTACTCGGGCGAGAACTTTTGGCCCTCCGACATCGCTGAACACATTCGGCACATGACGCCCTACCTGGAGCAGGAAGCCCTGAACCGGTCCCTCGTTCTGTCGGACCTGCACACACTCAACAAGGAAGATGGCATGGTCTACCTCACTAGCGATGCCGATGTCGAGCAGAGACCCGAGTGGTTGCACAGCCACGTTGGTATCCCCGAACCCTGGAACGATgagggagacgacgacgaagggaaggacagcaacgacaacaaggATCGCCCGATAGAGGGCTCTGACCATCCACGACCTCCCACAGAAGACACGACGTGGTTCGACGTATCTCGCGATCATCCCGTTCAACGCATTTCAGACCCTCGTCGCCTTGCTCCACAATTCGCTCCCTCCGCTCGCACCGGCCGCGGCTCTCAcctccgtcgccgagaccAGGGCCAGAAGCCGATTCCCGATACGCCTACCCACAAACCCAACCAGGAAGGCTATTCCAAGGcccccgccgtcctcgtcctcgttgacAAGGGctccggcatcgtcgacgcaTTCTGGTTCTTTTTCTACTCGTACAACCTGGGCCAGACCGTCTTGACAATCCGGTTCGGCAATCATGTCGGCGATTGGGAGCACTGCATGATGCGCTTCGAGAATGGCGAGCCCCGtggcatcttcttctccgaaCACGAGGGCGGCCAAGCTTACACGTACAATGCCGTCGAGAAGCGGGGTGTGCGCCCAGTCATTTACTCCGCCGTCGGCTCTCACGCCATGTACGCCCAGGCCGGTGACCACCCCTACGTGCTCCCCTTCAGTATGTTAAAGGATGTCACCGACAAGGGTCCCCTCTGGGACCCGGCTAAGAACGCCTACACGTACTGGTACGACTACGTCCAggacatggacgaggacctcgatctggacctcgacgacaaggtcgacgTTGCCAGTGGCCACCGGAAGGACGACCCCGCCAGCTTGGTTCCCACTGCCGAGAACCCCGATGCGCCGACATCGTGGTTCCATTATGCCGGGCCTTGGGGTGACAAGCTCTACAGCCTTGCCGATATGCGCCAGTGGCGCCTCTTCGCCCAGTATCACTACGTCTCCGGGCCTCTGGGGCCCAAGTTCAAGCGCCTCGATCGCGAGAAGCTCTGCATCACCAGCCGCTGCCGCATCCTTGACAGCCTGAAGCCCGGGCAGACGTGGTACAGTTAG
- a CDS encoding Putative histidine biosynthesis protein, translated as MPKVHLLDYVAGNVRSLVNAIEKVGYEVEWIRKPEDVPSAEKLILPGVGHFGHCLSQLSQAGFLPAISAHVASGKPFMGICVGLQAIFEGSAEDPDVAGLGIAKGRLNRFDSSDKSVPHIGWNGANTAGANLYDLRPDSKYYYVHTYKYPYTPGDLEAQGWTVATGTYGGETFVGALARGNVFATQFHPEKSGAAGLRCLRAFLDGSGAAALAANPPAPVTDKAAAPFHDGLTRRVIACLDVRANDQGDLVVTKGDQYDVRDKAEGGDVRNLGKPVEMARRYYEQGADEVTFLNITSFRDCPLADAPMLEVLRRTSETVFVPLTVGGGIRDTVDMDGTKVSALEIATMYFKSGADKVSIGSDAVLAAEEYHAAGRRLFGNTAIEQISKAYGNQAVVVSVDPKRVYVPKPDATRHNIIQTRTPGPKGEEYCWYACTIKGGRETRDMDVVELAQAVEAMGTGEILLNCIDRDGTNSGFDLELIRQVKAAVGIPVIASSGAGHPAHFEEVFAETTTDAALGAGMFHRGEYTVKQVKDFLRERGLEVRQFEESI; from the exons ATGCCAAAGGTCCACCTCTTGGACTACGTCGCGGGCAACGTTCGCAGCCTGGTGAACGCCATCGAGAAGGTCGGCTACGAGGTCGAGTGGATTAGGAAACCCGAAGATGTTCCCTCGGCAGAA AAATTGATCTTGCCGGGCGTCGGCCACTTCGGCCACTGCCTCTCCCAACTCTCCCAGGCCGGCTTCCTCCCCGCCATCTCCGCCCACGTTGCCTCTGGCAAGCCCTTCATGGGCATCTGCGTCGGCTTGCAGGCCATCTTCGAGGGCTCCGCCGAGGAccccgacgtcgccggcctcggcatcgcaAAGGGCCGCCTCAACCGCTTCGACTCCTCCGACAAGTCCGTCCCCCACATCGGCTGGAACGGCGCCAACACCGCCGGCGCGAACCTCTACGACCTCCGCCCGGACTCCAAGTACTACTACGTCCATACCTACAAGTACCCCTACACCCCGGGAgacctcgaggcccagggCTGGACCGTCGCCACGGGCACCTACGGCGGCGAGACCTTTGTCGGCGCCCTCGCGCGCGGCAACGTCTTCGCCACCCAGTTCCACCCGGAGAAgtcgggcgccgccggcctgcgCTGCCTCCGCGCCTTCCTCGATGGCTCCGGCGCAGCTGCCCTGGCCGCCAaccccccggcccccgtcACCGACAAGGCGGCGGCCCCCTTCCACGACGGCCTGACGCGCCGCGTCATCGCCTGCCTCGACGTGCGCGCAAACGACCagggcgacctcgtcgtcacaAAGGGCGACCAGTACGACGTGCgcgacaaggccgagggcggcgacgtgcGCAACCTCGGCAAGCCCGTCGAGATGGCGCGGCGCTACTACgagcagggcgccgacgaggtcacTTTCCTCAACATCACCAGCTTCCGCGACTGCCCGCTCGCCGACGCGCCCATGCTCGAGGTTCTCCGCCGCACCTCTGAGACCGTCTTCGTGCCCCtgaccgtcggcggcggcatccgcGACACAGTCGACATGGACGGCACCAAGGTCTCGGCCCTCGAGATCGCCACCATGTACTTCAagtccggcgccgacaaggtcTCGATCGGCtccgacgccgtcctcgccgccgaggagtaccatgccgccggccgccgcctcttcgGCAACACGGCCATCGAGCAGATCTCCAAGGCCTACGGCAaccaggccgtcgtcgtctccgtcgacCCGAAGCGCGTCTACGTGCCCAAGCCCGACGCGACGCGGCACAACATCATCCAGACTCGGACGCCCGGCCCCAAGGGCGAGGAGTACTGCTGGTACGCCTGCACCATCAAGGGCGGCCGCGAGACGCGCGAcatggacgtcgtcgagctcgcgcaggccgtcgaggccatggGCACCGGCGAGATCCTGCTCAACTGCATCGACCGCGACGGCACCAACAGcggcttcgacctcgagctcatccgccaggtcaaggccgccgtcggcatcccCGTCATCGCTTCCAGCGGCGCGGGGCACCCAGCGCACTTTGAGGAGGTATtcgccgagacgacgaccGACGCCGCGCTCGGCGCGGGCATGTTCCACCGCGGCGAGTACACGGTGAAGCAGGTCAAGGATTTCCTGCGCGAGAGGGGGCTCGAGGTGAGGCAGTTTGAGGAGAGCATATAg
- a CDS encoding Putative ornithine decarboxylase antizyme, acyl-CoA N-acyltransferase gives MVRPLSVRPMSSPAATSSIPPRLFAVSTTALPAPQGPSGIPEVPSGLPSPPSSPPLAAITASNELALLPKASSSKRRDAVPGKRISRRGGAALSIREECERFFCESMRAVFRGETDTGSHGSGLHQGVYNNNNHNGSTNATMLQTPPPDDDLAVQPHSFGGRCGAADGHPMASSAPSPATAWLEVWDFAGGASFRAFVADDGTEKSLFALFDRNVIGRDLKPALMALMELVDGPLNCQHLVICVDRGIEEEDAKSLMKSLQWVGFELTTLDHWARDVDVTSNQWLFMSMEI, from the exons ATGGTGAGGCCATTGTCCGTCAGGCCAATGTCCTCGCCAGCTGCTACATCGTCGATTCCGCCGCGACTCTTCGCGGTCTCCACTACTGCACTACCGGCGCCGCAG GGGCCGAGTGGTATTCCTGAGGTCCCCTCAGGATTACCATCTCCACCGTCAAGTCCCCCCCTCGCGGCCATCACGGCGTCCAACGAGCTTGCACTGCTTCCcaaggccagcagcagcaagcgtCGCGACGCCGTGCCCGGCAAGCGAATTAGCCGTCGAGGGGGGGCGGCGCTCTCGATCAGGGAAGAATGTGAAAGGTTCTTTTGCGAGTCTATGAGGGCTGTGTTCCGAGGTGAGACGGACACTGGCTCCCATGGCTCCGGCCTGCATCAGGGTGTttacaacaacaacaatcacAACGGCAGCACGAACGCAACAATGCTGCAGACTCCGCCGCCggatgacgacctcgccgtccagcCGCACTCCTTTGGGGGTCGCTGTGGGGCCGCTGACGGACACCccatggcctcgtccgcTCCGTCCCCGGCCACGGCCTGGTTGGAGGTGTGGGACtttgccggcggcgcgagTTTCCGGGCCTTTGTGGCGGACGACGGGACCGAAAAGTCCCTCTTCGCCTTGTTTGACAGGAACGTCATCGGACGTGACCTGAAGCCAGC GCTTATGGCGCTGATGGAATTGGTCGACGGACCCCTCAATTGCCAGCACCTGGTCATCTGCGTCGACCGGGGcattgaggaggaggacgccaAGTCGCTGATGAAGAGCCTGCAGTGGGTCGGCTTCGAGTTGACGACGCTGGACCACTGGGCGCGCGACGTGGACGTGACGAGCAACCAGTGGCTGTTTATGAGCATGGAGATCTAG